The Fragaria vesca subsp. vesca linkage group LG2, FraVesHawaii_1.0, whole genome shotgun sequence genome includes a window with the following:
- the LOC101312025 gene encoding uncharacterized protein LOC101312025: protein MIEFVWKLTSGIVLDLELYICTPISFLSNSRPYIFSSPPSLPSSPPPPPQSPQPTASASVTTTITPENLDASSRQYRHLRLNRKKKQVTWEGNEFMQRTPMFECVIPNFRCGIFFFSCGIAECLSFNYNYKNGTYS, encoded by the exons ATGATAGAATTTGTATGGAAACTAACTTCTGGTATCGTTTTGGACCTTGAG CTATATATATGTACTCCAATTTCCTTCTTATCAAATTCTCGTCCTTATATTTTCTCGTCACCACCATCTCTCCCTTCCTCTCCACCACCACCACCACAATCACCACAACCGACGGCGAGCGCGAGCGTGACGACCACCATCACCCCTGAGAATCTTGACGCGTCGTCTCGGCAGTATCGACATCTGCGCCTGAATCGGAAGAAGAAGCAAGTCACATGGGAGGGAAACGAGTTTATGCAGAGGACACCGATGTTCGAATGTGTAATCCCCAATTTTAG GTGTGGAATATTTTTTTTTTCGTGTGGAATTGCAGAATGCTTAAGTTTCAATTACAATTACAAGAATGGAACTTACAGCTAG